A single Cyclopterus lumpus isolate fCycLum1 chromosome 15, fCycLum1.pri, whole genome shotgun sequence DNA region contains:
- the vdac2 gene encoding voltage-dependent anion-selective channel protein 2, with product MAVPPCYADLGKSAKDIFNKGYGFGLVKLDVKTKSASGVEFKTAGSSNTDTSKVAGSLETKYKRSEYGLTFTEKWNTDNTLGTEITIEDQIAKGLKLTFDTTFSPNTGKKSGKVKTAYKREFVNMGCDVDFDFAGPTIHGAAVVGYEGWLAGYQMTFDTAKSKMTQNNFAIGYKTGDFQLHTNINDGAEFGGSIYQKVSDKLETAVNLAWTAGSNSTRFGIAAKYQLDKDASVSAKVNNNSLVGVGYTQTLRPGVKLTLSGLVDGKNINAGGHKLGLGLELEA from the exons ATGGCCGTGCCTCCCTGCTATGCTGACCTGGGCAAGTCTGCCAAGGACATCTTCAACAAAGGCTATG GATTTGGCTTGGTCAAGCTGGATGTCAAGACAAAGTCAGCCAGTGGAGTG GAATTCAAAACAGCCGGTTCCTCCAACACCGATACCAGCAAAGTCGCGGGCAGCCTGGAAACTAAATACAAGAGGTCAGAATACGGCCTGACCTTCACTGAGAAGTGGAACACCGACAACACCTTGGGAACTGAAATCACCATTGAAGATCAG aTTGCTAAGGGACTGAAGTTGACTTTTGATACAACCTTCTCACCGAACACTGG CAAAAAGAGTGGCAAAGTTAAGACCGCCTACAAGCGCGAGTTTGTTAACATGGGCTGCGATGTCGACTTTGACTTCGCTGGCCCCACCATCCACGGAGCTGCTGTCGTCGGCTACGAGGGGTGGCTCGCCGGTTACCAGATGACCTTCGACACTGCCAAATCCAAGATGACCCAGAACAACTTTGCTATTGGCTACAAGACTGGAGACTTCCAGTTGCACACCAATAT CAATGACGGTGCTGAGTTTGGAGGCTCCATCTACCAGAAGGTGAGCGACAAACTGGAGACGGCAGTCAACCTGGCCTGGACCGCTGGCAGCAACAGCACACGCTTTGGTATTGCAGCCAAATACCAGCTGGACAAGGATGCCTCCGTCAGC GCTAAAGTGAATAACAATAGCCTTGTTGGTGTTGGGTACACTCAGACTCTCAGACCAG GTGTGAAACTCACCCTGTCTGGCCTGGTCGATGGCAAGAACATCAACGCAGGAGGACACAAGCTGGGTCTGGGCTTGGAACTGGAAGCCTAA